The Christiangramia flava JLT2011 genome has a segment encoding these proteins:
- a CDS encoding nucleotide sugar dehydrogenase: MKVKNICCIGAGYVGGPTMAVIAQKCPEINVTVVDINEKRIAAWNDENVENIPIYEPGLSAVVAEARDRNLFFSTDVDAAIDKADMIFISVNTPTKTYGIGKGMAADLKYIELCARQIARVAKDDKIVIEKSTLPVRTAEALKSILDNTGNGVKFQILSNPEFLAEGTAVEDLLDPDRVLIGGDIDTTEGMDAVQALVDVYAHWVPKDQILTTNVWSSELSKLTANAFLAQRVSSINSLSELCEKTGADVNEVSRAIGMDSRIGSKFLKSSVGFGGSCFQKDILNLVYIAKSFGLNEVADYWEQVIIMNDHQKKRFAENIVKTLFNTVSGKKIAFLGWAFKKDTNDTRESAAIYVADYLLNEQAEIVIYDPKVTEEQIYADLDYLGTRSEEENRKLVKVVNTPVNATEGAHAVAVLTEWDEFKELDWNEIYKKMLKPAFLFDGRKILDRKSKEAIGFQFYSIGN; encoded by the coding sequence GTGAAAGTAAAGAATATTTGTTGCATCGGTGCAGGATATGTTGGGGGACCAACAATGGCAGTAATTGCCCAGAAATGTCCTGAAATCAATGTTACGGTAGTTGATATAAACGAGAAACGAATCGCAGCGTGGAATGATGAAAATGTGGAAAATATTCCTATTTATGAACCAGGTTTGTCAGCAGTAGTTGCGGAAGCACGAGACAGAAATTTGTTTTTTTCCACTGATGTCGATGCGGCGATTGATAAGGCCGATATGATTTTCATTTCCGTTAATACACCAACCAAAACCTACGGAATTGGTAAAGGTATGGCCGCCGATTTGAAATATATTGAACTGTGTGCCAGGCAAATTGCCCGGGTAGCAAAAGATGATAAGATTGTTATCGAAAAGTCTACTTTGCCTGTGAGAACTGCGGAAGCGTTGAAAAGTATTTTGGATAATACCGGTAACGGTGTGAAATTTCAGATTTTATCAAATCCTGAATTCCTGGCAGAAGGTACCGCGGTTGAAGATCTTTTGGATCCAGACCGTGTCCTAATCGGTGGAGATATTGATACCACAGAGGGAATGGATGCGGTACAGGCTCTGGTTGATGTTTATGCACATTGGGTTCCAAAAGATCAAATTTTGACCACTAATGTATGGTCTTCAGAATTATCAAAACTTACTGCTAATGCGTTTTTAGCTCAGCGAGTTTCCAGCATTAATTCACTAAGTGAATTATGCGAGAAAACAGGGGCAGATGTGAATGAAGTTTCTCGTGCGATTGGTATGGATAGTAGGATTGGTTCAAAATTCCTGAAATCGTCAGTTGGTTTTGGTGGGAGTTGTTTTCAAAAAGATATCCTGAATCTTGTTTATATTGCCAAGTCTTTTGGACTTAATGAAGTAGCCGATTATTGGGAACAGGTGATCATTATGAACGATCACCAAAAAAAGCGTTTTGCTGAAAATATCGTTAAAACACTTTTCAATACAGTTTCTGGAAAGAAAATTGCCTTTCTGGGATGGGCGTTTAAAAAGGATACTAATGACACCCGGGAGTCTGCGGCCATTTATGTCGCTGATTACCTTCTGAATGAACAAGCAGAAATTGTGATATACGATCCGAAAGTGACGGAAGAGCAAATTTATGCAGACTTGGATTACCTCGGTACCAGATCAGAGGAAGAGAATAGAAAACTGGTTAAGGTGGTCAATACTCCGGTAAACGCAACAGAAGGAGCTCATGCTGTAGCAGTTTTGACAGAATGGGATGAATTCAAGGAACTTGACTGGAACGAAATTTATAAGAAAATGTTGAAACCCGCATTCTTGTTCGACGGTCGGAAAATCCTCGATCGAAAGTCTAAAGAAGCGATTGGATTTCAATTTTATTCGATAGGTAACTAG
- a CDS encoding DegT/DnrJ/EryC1/StrS family aminotransferase — translation MIKFLDLKAINDQYRQELIKAASRVIESGWYLHGENLKEFETQLADYIGTPNAVGVGNGLDALRLIFKAYIELGVMQQGDEIIVPANTYIASILAITDNDLKPVLVEPDINTFNLDIDKIEAHISKRTKAILVVHLYGQVCWSERLEEIANQYKLKIIEDNAQAIGAEFQYKNGDIKLSGNLGDAAGFSFYPGKNLGALGDAGAVTTNDSKLAEVVSALGNYGSIKKYINDFQGLNSRLDEIQAAFLNVKLKFLKQEYEARRTVADFYLANIKNSNIILPKVFDRKNHVWHLFVIRCKVRDKLQEYLLERGVQCLIHYPIPPHKQTAYKELNELSFPITESIHQEVLSLPMSPVLEKEELVKIVDTINEFE, via the coding sequence ATGATAAAATTTCTTGATTTAAAAGCAATAAATGATCAATACCGCCAGGAATTAATAAAAGCTGCTTCAAGAGTTATAGAATCCGGATGGTATTTGCACGGAGAAAACTTAAAAGAATTTGAAACTCAGTTAGCAGATTATATTGGAACTCCTAATGCTGTTGGAGTTGGGAATGGATTGGATGCGTTGCGTTTAATTTTCAAAGCATATATAGAACTTGGTGTTATGCAGCAGGGTGATGAAATAATTGTGCCCGCTAATACATATATAGCTTCGATTCTAGCAATAACAGATAATGATTTGAAACCGGTCTTGGTAGAGCCAGATATTAATACCTTCAATCTCGACATTGATAAAATTGAAGCTCATATTTCCAAAAGAACTAAGGCTATATTAGTAGTGCATCTTTACGGCCAAGTTTGTTGGAGTGAGCGCTTGGAAGAGATAGCAAATCAATATAAATTAAAAATAATTGAAGATAATGCACAGGCAATTGGCGCTGAATTTCAATATAAGAATGGAGATATCAAACTTTCCGGAAATTTAGGCGACGCGGCAGGCTTTAGTTTTTATCCTGGCAAAAATCTGGGTGCATTAGGGGATGCAGGAGCGGTAACAACTAATGATTCAAAATTGGCTGAAGTTGTTAGTGCTTTAGGGAATTACGGAAGCATAAAAAAATATATTAATGATTTTCAGGGCTTAAATAGTAGATTAGATGAAATTCAAGCAGCCTTTCTAAATGTTAAATTAAAATTTTTAAAACAGGAATACGAGGCTCGGAGGACAGTGGCGGATTTTTATCTCGCTAATATTAAAAATAGCAATATAATTTTACCAAAGGTTTTTGATAGGAAAAATCATGTTTGGCATCTTTTTGTAATCAGATGTAAAGTAAGAGATAAACTGCAAGAATATTTGCTAGAAAGAGGTGTCCAATGCTTGATTCATTACCCGATACCTCCTCATAAACAAACGGCTTATAAAGAGCTTAATGAACTTTCTTTTCCAATTACTGAATCAATACATCAAGAGGTTCTTAGTCTTCCCATGAGTCCAGTTCTGGAAAAAGAAGAATTGGTGAAGATCGTAGATACTATAAATGAATTTGAATAA
- a CDS encoding UDP-glucuronic acid decarboxylase family protein, which yields MKRILITGGAGFLGSHLSEKLLNEGNEILCVDNFYTGSRKNIHHLLDHKNFELMRHDVTHPLFVEVDQIYNLACPASPIHYQFDPVQTTKTSVLGAINMLGLAKRLKVPILQASTSEVYGDPEIHPQPEFYRGNVSTTGPRACYDEGKRCAETLFFDYYRQHNVDIKVIRIFNTYGPNMNPKDGRVVSNFIMQALHNEDITIYGEGHQTRSFCYVSDLIDGMVKMMNSPSGFTGPVNIGNPKEFTMLELAEKIVELTGSRSKLKFQNLPKDDPRQRQPVIDLAKRKLEWNPKINLEEGLKKTIDYFAKLEE from the coding sequence ATGAAAAGAATATTAATTACAGGAGGAGCCGGTTTTTTGGGTAGTCATTTATCGGAAAAACTTTTAAATGAAGGCAACGAAATCTTATGCGTTGATAATTTTTATACTGGCTCTAGAAAAAATATACATCACTTACTGGATCATAAGAATTTTGAATTAATGCGACATGATGTAACACATCCATTATTTGTGGAGGTGGACCAAATTTATAATTTAGCATGCCCCGCAAGTCCAATTCACTATCAGTTTGACCCAGTACAAACTACTAAAACAAGTGTTTTAGGGGCTATTAATATGCTTGGATTGGCAAAAAGATTAAAGGTGCCTATACTCCAAGCAAGTACAAGTGAAGTCTATGGAGATCCTGAAATACATCCACAACCGGAATTTTATAGGGGGAATGTGAGTACTACTGGTCCAAGAGCTTGTTATGATGAGGGTAAAAGATGTGCTGAAACTTTATTTTTTGATTATTACCGTCAGCATAATGTAGATATCAAAGTTATAAGAATTTTTAATACTTATGGACCAAATATGAATCCAAAGGATGGAAGGGTTGTGAGTAATTTTATTATGCAGGCATTGCATAACGAGGATATAACGATTTATGGCGAGGGACATCAAACTCGTAGCTTTTGTTACGTTAGTGACCTAATAGATGGAATGGTGAAAATGATGAATTCTCCCAGTGGTTTCACGGGTCCAGTTAATATTGGAAATCCAAAAGAATTTACCATGTTGGAACTTGCGGAGAAAATTGTTGAATTAACAGGAAGTAGAAGTAAACTAAAATTTCAAAATTTACCAAAGGATGATCCACGTCAAAGACAGCCAGTCATTGATTTAGCCAAAAGAAAATTGGAGTGGAATCCGAAAATTAATTTGGAGGAAGGCTTGAAAAAAACGATTGACTATTTTGCTAAGCTAGAAGAATGA
- the rfbB gene encoding dTDP-glucose 4,6-dehydratase: MTRNFHKILVTGGAGFIGSHVVRLLVNKYPEYQIYNLDSLTYAGNLENLKDIEEKKNYHFIKGDITDADFIHNLFADYAFDAVIHLAAESHVDRSISDPLSFVRTNVIGTMNLLNSAKNNWVSDFSEKVFYHISTDEVYGTLGEEGFFREDTPYDPNSPYSASKASSDHFVRAYGETYGLPYIISNCSNNYGPNQFPEKLIPLFINNIIKKENLPVYGDGKYTRDWLFVKDHAVAIDLLLHKGAIKETFNIGGFNEWQNIELIQLLCSVMDRKLGRNKGDSEELITFVKDRPGHDKRYAIDASKINSELRWRPSVTFEEGIEETIDWYLKNDKWLENVTNGDYQKYYLKQYK; encoded by the coding sequence ATGACTCGAAACTTTCATAAAATTTTGGTAACAGGGGGTGCAGGCTTTATTGGTTCCCATGTGGTGAGATTATTGGTTAATAAATATCCAGAATATCAGATTTATAATTTGGACTCATTAACCTATGCAGGAAACCTGGAAAACCTTAAAGACATTGAAGAGAAAAAAAATTATCATTTTATAAAAGGTGATATTACTGACGCTGATTTTATTCATAACCTGTTCGCAGATTATGCCTTTGATGCAGTGATTCATCTTGCTGCTGAGTCGCATGTAGATCGGTCTATTTCCGATCCCCTTTCTTTTGTAAGGACTAATGTAATTGGCACTATGAATTTATTAAATTCTGCTAAAAATAATTGGGTTAGTGATTTTTCTGAAAAAGTATTCTATCATATAAGTACAGATGAAGTATATGGTACTTTAGGAGAAGAAGGTTTTTTTAGAGAAGATACCCCTTATGATCCAAATTCTCCATATTCTGCTTCAAAAGCTAGTTCAGATCATTTTGTAAGGGCATATGGTGAAACATATGGTCTGCCATATATAATTTCAAATTGTTCCAATAATTACGGACCTAATCAATTTCCAGAGAAATTAATTCCATTATTTATAAATAATATCATTAAGAAAGAAAACCTTCCCGTATATGGTGATGGAAAATATACACGGGACTGGTTATTTGTTAAAGACCATGCTGTAGCGATAGATCTTCTTTTACACAAGGGAGCTATTAAAGAGACATTTAATATTGGCGGTTTTAATGAATGGCAGAATATTGAACTTATTCAACTTTTATGTTCTGTAATGGATCGGAAACTTGGAAGAAACAAGGGAGATTCTGAAGAATTAATAACATTTGTGAAAGATAGGCCTGGGCATGATAAGCGTTATGCTATTGATGCTTCGAAAATCAATTCAGAACTAAGATGGAGGCCAAGTGTCACTTTTGAAGAGGGAATTGAAGAAACTATAGACTGGTATTTGAAAAACGATAAGTGGCTGGAGAATGTAACTAACGGAGATTATCAGAAATATTATCTAAAACAATATAAGTGA
- a CDS encoding sugar 3,4-ketoisomerase, with protein MKVERLIDLPKIDDYRGNLSFFESENHIPFKIRRTYWIYDVPGGAMRGSHAFKESQEFIVALSGSFDVILNDGKLERKYQLNRSYYGLYIPNLLWRSLENFSTNALAIIVSSISYDHNDYIRDFEKFKLFRHEMGK; from the coding sequence ATGAAAGTAGAGAGACTAATAGATCTTCCAAAGATAGATGACTATAGGGGAAATTTATCCTTTTTTGAAAGCGAAAACCATATTCCATTTAAAATTAGAAGAACTTATTGGATTTATGATGTTCCGGGTGGCGCGATGAGAGGAAGCCACGCTTTTAAAGAATCTCAAGAATTTATTGTAGCACTTTCAGGCAGCTTTGATGTGATTTTAAATGACGGCAAGCTAGAAAGAAAATACCAGCTAAATAGATCCTATTATGGATTATATATTCCGAATTTACTTTGGAGAAGTTTGGAGAATTTTTCTACCAATGCATTAGCGATTATTGTATCGTCTATATCCTATGATCACAATGATTATATTCGAGACTTTGAAAAGTTTAAACTATTCCGACATGAGATGGGAAAATAA
- a CDS encoding elongation factor 1-alpha C-terminal domain-related protein: MINKKENWKFSELETLDINSYNRDLEAKEINMNDIARVKVRTTHRLMPDSYRDNRITGSIVLMDENINETVAAGINV; this comes from the coding sequence TTGATTAATAAAAAGGAAAATTGGAAATTTTCTGAATTGGAAACCCTTGATATTAATTCTTATAACAGGGATTTAGAGGCTAAGGAAATAAATATGAACGATATAGCAAGGGTTAAGGTAAGAACTACGCATCGACTGATGCCGGACTCTTATAGAGATAACCGTATAACTGGCAGCATAGTACTAATGGATGAAAATATTAACGAAACCGTAGCAGCGGGGATAAATGTATGA
- a CDS encoding sugar 3,4-ketoisomerase, giving the protein MRWENNTVFDCSVIEISKVHNVAGNITIIENEDNIPFDVKRIYYLYDVPGGESRGGHAHYELEQFIIAVSGSFDVILDDGKIKKVVSLNRPNLALHIVPGMWRELDNFSSGAICLVLASHKYDEKDYVRDYSKFKNLK; this is encoded by the coding sequence ATGAGATGGGAAAATAATACTGTGTTTGATTGTTCTGTTATAGAAATTTCCAAAGTACACAATGTGGCTGGAAATATTACTATTATTGAAAATGAAGATAATATTCCCTTTGATGTTAAAAGAATTTATTATTTATATGATGTACCCGGAGGGGAATCTCGAGGAGGGCATGCTCATTACGAATTAGAACAATTTATTATTGCCGTTAGTGGTAGTTTTGACGTTATACTGGATGACGGAAAAATAAAAAAGGTTGTTTCTCTAAATAGGCCAAATCTTGCCCTCCATATAGTACCCGGAATGTGGCGTGAACTCGATAATTTTTCTTCAGGGGCGATATGCTTAGTTTTGGCCTCTCACAAATATGATGAAAAAGACTATGTGAGAGATTACAGTAAATTTAAAAATTTAAAATGA
- the rfbA gene encoding glucose-1-phosphate thymidylyltransferase RfbA: MKGIILAGGTGTRLFPITIAVSKQLLPVYDKPMIYYPLSVLMLAGIKEILFITTPHDQDAFKKLLGDGSQVGCKFEYEIQEEPNGLAEAFIIGEKFIGNDRVALVLGDNIFYGNEFGKLLRSKTEVDGASIFAYPVKDPQRYGVVEFDENKKALSIEEKPDKPKSKYAVPGLYFYDNKVIEYAKKVKPSARGEKEISTLNQMYLDKGELEVGVMTRGMSWFDTGTVESLDDATEFIRVLQNRQSTMIGCIEEVAYRHQFINSNELKIAIEKYGKSKYGEYLKNIIEL; this comes from the coding sequence ATGAAAGGAATTATTTTAGCAGGAGGAACTGGAACCAGGTTGTTTCCAATAACCATAGCTGTGAGTAAACAATTATTACCTGTTTATGATAAACCAATGATTTACTATCCTTTATCGGTTCTAATGCTTGCAGGAATAAAAGAAATCCTTTTTATCACTACTCCTCATGATCAGGATGCTTTTAAGAAACTTTTAGGTGATGGGTCTCAAGTAGGGTGTAAATTCGAATATGAGATCCAGGAGGAACCTAATGGTTTAGCCGAAGCATTTATCATTGGAGAAAAATTTATTGGTAATGATAGAGTTGCATTGGTGTTAGGTGATAATATATTTTATGGCAATGAATTTGGTAAACTTCTAAGAAGTAAGACAGAGGTTGATGGAGCATCAATTTTTGCTTATCCAGTTAAAGATCCACAACGATACGGTGTAGTGGAATTCGATGAAAATAAAAAAGCTTTAAGTATTGAAGAAAAGCCAGATAAACCTAAATCAAAGTATGCGGTACCAGGATTATATTTTTATGATAATAAAGTTATCGAATATGCTAAGAAAGTTAAGCCTTCTGCAAGGGGGGAAAAAGAGATCTCTACTTTAAATCAAATGTATTTAGACAAAGGAGAATTAGAAGTGGGCGTTATGACTCGGGGAATGAGTTGGTTTGATACAGGGACTGTTGAATCTTTAGATGATGCTACAGAATTTATTAGAGTTTTACAAAATAGACAAAGTACCATGATTGGTTGTATTGAAGAGGTTGCCTATCGACATCAATTTATTAATAGTAACGAGTTAAAAATAGCTATTGAAAAATATGGGAAAAGTAAGTATGGGGAATATTTAAAAAATATTATAGAACTATAA
- a CDS encoding ABC transporter ATP-binding protein: protein MNKIKEILKNTFDSFFYFFGYLRYRMLIVFFLSLSVGVLDGFGLAMFIPLLQMFGESGEADGDLGKLQFLPDLLTSCGIPFNVITVLMLILIFFAFKGLAKFLQTYVNVIYMQLFMRIVRVRNIHLMNTFSFSHFVTSDSGRIQNTFSGEVEKLNIAFSSYMKSFQQAILVLVYLVLALGSNFSFALMVGIGGAGTNILFKFLYKKSKSLSREITNENHTFQGLLIQHVAFFKYLKSSGLNIKFSEKLIRSIIRIEGIQRRIGFISSIMLGVREPLTIFVVVIAMILQIKFFGTNIGTVILSLLLLYRALTFLMAMQADWNRFLAVSGSLENMNNFVTELNKGKESNGLKLVEGLKTKISLKNVSFSYGDKQILNSINIDLNKNETIALVGQSGSGKTTLMNILTGLIIPEKGKLQIDGIDYKDLDLYSLRNNIGFISQESPTFSDTIFNNITFWDEPSELNKKRFLFAIKKASIFDYIMQLPDRENTFIGNNGINLSGGQKQRIAIARELYKKVDLLFMDEATSALDGETEASIQKNIEELHGEYTIVMIAHRLSTIKNADRIILLKNGQISASGSFNELMQSSPEFQNMINLQEF, encoded by the coding sequence ATGAATAAAATAAAAGAAATCTTAAAAAACACCTTTGATTCATTCTTTTACTTCTTTGGATATCTTAGGTATAGAATGTTAATCGTATTTTTCCTAAGTCTGTCAGTAGGAGTTCTAGATGGTTTCGGTTTAGCTATGTTCATTCCTTTACTTCAAATGTTCGGAGAAAGTGGTGAAGCCGACGGTGATTTAGGTAAACTACAATTCTTGCCTGACCTTTTAACGAGCTGTGGAATTCCTTTTAATGTTATAACAGTTCTTATGTTAATTTTAATATTCTTTGCGTTCAAAGGTTTAGCTAAATTTTTGCAAACCTATGTAAATGTCATTTACATGCAATTATTTATGAGGATTGTTAGAGTCAGAAATATTCATCTTATGAACACATTCTCTTTTTCCCATTTTGTTACTTCAGATAGTGGCAGAATTCAAAATACATTTAGTGGAGAAGTTGAAAAATTAAATATTGCTTTTTCATCCTATATGAAATCCTTTCAACAAGCCATTTTAGTACTGGTTTATTTAGTCTTAGCCTTAGGCTCTAATTTCAGTTTTGCTTTAATGGTTGGTATAGGTGGTGCAGGAACTAATATTCTATTCAAATTTTTATATAAAAAGTCTAAGTCGTTGTCAAGAGAAATAACAAATGAAAATCATACTTTTCAAGGATTGCTAATCCAGCATGTAGCTTTTTTTAAATATTTAAAATCAAGTGGACTAAATATAAAGTTTTCGGAAAAATTAATTAGAAGCATAATAAGGATTGAGGGAATTCAAAGAAGAATAGGTTTCATAAGCTCCATAATGTTAGGTGTAAGGGAACCTTTAACAATCTTTGTTGTTGTGATCGCAATGATTTTGCAAATTAAGTTTTTTGGTACTAATATCGGTACGGTAATTCTTAGTTTATTATTGCTATATAGAGCATTAACATTTTTAATGGCCATGCAGGCAGATTGGAATAGATTTTTAGCTGTTTCGGGATCATTAGAGAATATGAATAATTTCGTTACAGAATTAAATAAAGGGAAGGAAAGCAATGGTTTAAAGCTCGTTGAAGGTCTCAAGACTAAAATATCTTTAAAAAATGTATCGTTTAGTTATGGTGATAAGCAAATTCTAAACTCAATAAATATTGATTTAAATAAGAATGAGACTATTGCCCTTGTAGGTCAGAGTGGTTCAGGTAAAACAACATTAATGAATATTTTGACGGGACTTATAATTCCTGAGAAAGGAAAGTTGCAAATTGATGGTATTGATTATAAGGATTTAGATTTATATAGCTTAAGAAATAATATTGGGTTTATTTCTCAGGAGTCACCAACATTTAGTGATACCATTTTTAATAATATTACGTTTTGGGATGAACCATCAGAATTGAACAAGAAGCGATTTTTATTTGCTATTAAAAAGGCTTCTATTTTTGATTATATAATGCAATTACCGGATAGGGAAAATACTTTTATAGGCAATAATGGAATTAATCTGAGCGGTGGACAAAAACAGAGGATTGCCATTGCAAGAGAACTTTATAAAAAGGTAGATTTATTATTTATGGATGAGGCAACTTCAGCACTAGATGGGGAAACAGAGGCTTCAATTCAAAAGAATATTGAGGAGTTGCACGGGGAGTATACTATAGTAATGATTGCCCATAGATTAAGTACTATTAAAAATGCAGATAGAATTATTTTATTGAAAAACGGGCAGATTTCAGCTTCAGGTTCATTCAATGAATTAATGCAAAGCTCTCCGGAATTTCAGAACATGATCAATTTACAGGAGTTTTAA
- a CDS encoding glycosyltransferase, producing MNSNRIDISNLNNQQPLVSFCLMTYNQEEFIEEALSAAFSQEYPNLEIIISDDCSKDRTQEKIKEIVSSYSGEYKIIVDNNSSNEGLASNFNKIASLANGEFIIIAAGDDISLPDRTEKSVKYMLNNPNCLIADFHVDFIDSKGVVTKCKNKLSDLQFNKNDLFNGEVRGVRGCSRIYRKMMFSVFDPLNQNCPTEDSPCVWRALILGNVAVLKEKTVLYRKHPASISSPKNMYKLNINKIINQYKKDIRKAYSIGIISKREYRKFLNTAERERMYREVLRARKFTASLFKIWKVKILG from the coding sequence ATGAACTCTAATAGAATAGATATTTCTAATTTGAATAATCAACAACCCTTAGTATCCTTTTGCTTGATGACCTACAATCAAGAAGAATTTATTGAAGAGGCTTTGTCGGCAGCTTTTTCTCAAGAATATCCTAACCTTGAAATCATTATTTCAGATGATTGTTCCAAGGATAGGACTCAGGAAAAAATTAAGGAAATTGTTAGTAGCTATAGCGGAGAGTACAAAATTATAGTCGATAATAATAGTTCAAATGAGGGTTTGGCTTCAAACTTTAATAAAATCGCGAGCCTTGCAAATGGAGAATTCATAATAATAGCAGCAGGAGATGATATTTCTTTGCCTGATAGGACTGAAAAATCTGTTAAGTACATGCTTAACAATCCGAATTGTCTAATTGCAGATTTTCATGTGGATTTCATTGACTCTAAGGGGGTAGTTACCAAATGCAAAAATAAACTCTCTGATCTTCAATTTAATAAGAATGATTTATTTAATGGTGAGGTCCGAGGGGTTCGAGGATGTTCAAGAATTTACAGAAAAATGATGTTTTCAGTTTTCGATCCTTTGAATCAAAATTGTCCCACAGAAGACTCACCATGCGTATGGAGGGCTCTAATCCTTGGGAACGTTGCTGTTCTAAAAGAAAAAACTGTTTTGTATCGAAAACATCCAGCTAGTATATCTTCTCCTAAGAATATGTATAAGTTAAATATAAATAAGATTATAAATCAGTATAAAAAAGATATAAGAAAAGCATATTCTATTGGTATAATTTCTAAAAGGGAATACAGAAAATTTTTAAATACCGCTGAAAGGGAAAGAATGTATAGGGAAGTTTTGCGTGCCAGGAAATTTACAGCAAGTTTATTTAAAATCTGGAAGGTTAAAATTTTAGGTTAA
- a CDS encoding acyltransferase: MIHETAEVYSDKIGENTDIWQFSVVLKEAVIGKHCNINCNVFIENDVIVGDYVTVKSGVQLWDGLRIEDNVFIGPNVTFTNDLIPKSKHYPERFLKTYIEEGASIGANSTIIAGNTIGKFALIGAGSVITKPIPPFSLWYGNPASHKGFITREGKILDLNLTDENGKKYSTQTGEPLLL; the protein is encoded by the coding sequence ATGATACATGAAACAGCTGAGGTTTATTCAGATAAAATAGGGGAAAATACCGATATATGGCAATTTAGTGTGGTACTTAAAGAAGCTGTTATTGGGAAACATTGCAATATTAATTGCAACGTTTTTATCGAAAATGATGTTATTGTTGGAGATTATGTTACAGTAAAGTCAGGAGTTCAGTTATGGGATGGTCTTAGAATAGAGGATAATGTTTTTATTGGCCCGAATGTAACTTTTACGAATGATTTAATACCGAAATCAAAGCATTATCCTGAACGTTTTCTCAAAACGTATATTGAAGAGGGAGCATCTATTGGTGCTAACTCAACGATTATTGCAGGAAATACCATAGGTAAATTTGCACTTATTGGGGCTGGGAGTGTAATTACAAAACCAATCCCCCCCTTCTCTCTATGGTATGGTAATCCAGCCAGTCACAAAGGTTTTATAACACGGGAGGGAAAGATTTTGGACTTGAACCTTACCGATGAAAATGGAAAAAAATATAGTACTCAAACCGGAGAACCTCTGTTATTATGA